In one window of Phoenix dactylifera cultivar Barhee BC4 unplaced genomic scaffold, palm_55x_up_171113_PBpolish2nd_filt_p 000328F, whole genome shotgun sequence DNA:
- the LOC120105625 gene encoding S-adenosylmethionine decarboxylase proenzyme-like, producing MESKGGKKKSSSSSSLQYEVPLGYSIEDVRPHGGIKKFQSAAYSNCVRKPSYPPPVSPIGFEGYEKRLEITFSEAPVFVDPQGRGLRALSRAQVDSILDLARCTIVSQLSNKDFDSYVLSESSLFVYPYKIILKTCGTTKLLLSIPRILELAEELSLSLLSAKYSRGTFIFPGAQPSPHRSFSEEVAVLNQFFGDLGLGGKAYVIGDPAVPNRKWHIYYATQKPELPMVTLEMCMTGLNTERASIFFKNSGDGHSYSAKEMTKLSGISDIIPEMEICDFEFDPCGYSMNGIHGPSLSTIHVTPEEGFSYASYEAMGFNPGSLVYGDLIERVLKCFGPSEFSVAVTIFGGRGLAGMWGRKVELDGYACNDLVEQDLPGGALLMYQSFSASAVSPRSILHCWEGNDVEKAGNDKKMRCCWEDEEVEEEKDGKDKEMF from the exons ATGGAGTCTAAAGGTGGTAAGAAGAAGTCTAGTAGTAGTAGTTCATTACAGTACGAAGTTCCCCTCGGCTACAGCATTGAAGACGTTCGACCTCACGGTGGAATCAAGAAGTTCCAGTCTGCTGCATACTCCAAC TGCGTGAGAAAGCCATCAT ACCCACCACCTGTCTCGCCAATCGGGTTTGAGGGCTATGAGAAGCGCCTTGAGATCACTTTCTCCGAGGCGCCCGTCTTTGTGGATCCCCAAGGCCGAGGCTTGCGTGCCCTCTCACGGGCACAAGTTGACTCTATTCTGGATCTGGCACGGTGCACTATCGTGTCTCAGCTCTCAAACAAGGACTTTGATTCTTATGTGCTTTCTGAATCAAGCCTTTTTGTCTATCCATATAAGATAATCCTGAAGACCTGCGGGACAACGAAGCTCCTACTGTCCATTCCTAGAATCCTCGAGCTGGCTGAGGAGCTTTCGCTCTCTCTTCTGTCTGCAAAGTACTCCCGCGGGACTTTCATCTTTCCTGGTGCCCAGCCATCTCCCCACCGCAGCTTCTCGGAGGAGGTTGCAGTCCTTAATCAGTTCTTTGGTGACCTCGGTTTGGGTGGTAAGGCTTATGTGATAGGCGATCCAGCAGTGCCCAACCGTAAGTGGCATATATATTATGCAACCCAGAAGCCTGAACTGCCCATGGTTACTCTTGAAATGTGCATGACTGGACTGAACACTGAGCGGGCATCGATCTTCTTCAAAAATTCAGGGGACGGACATTCTTATTCTGCTAAGGAGATGACAAAGCTCTCTGGAATTTCTGATATCATCCCTGAAATGGAGATATGCGACTTTGAATTCGATCCCTGTGGGTACTCAATGAATGGGATCCATGGCCCTTCTCTCTCCACAATCCATGTGACCCCGGAGGAAGGGTTCAGCTATGCTAGTTATGAAGCCATGGGGTTCAACCCTGGCTCATTGGTGTACGGGGACTTGATCGAGAGAGTTCTCAAGTGCTTTGGCCCTTCTGAGTTCTCTGTTGCGGTTACTATCTTTGGTGGGCGCGGGCTAGCAGGCATGTGGGGGAGGAAGGTGGAATTAGATGGCTATGCCTGTAATGATCTGGTGGAACAGGACCTGCCAGGTGGTGCTCTGCTGATGTACCAGAGCTTTTCCGCTTCTGCTGTGTCGCCAAGATCCATCCTGCATTGCTGGGAAGGAAATGATGTGGAGAAAGCTGGCAATGATAAGAAGATGAGATGCTGCTGGGAAGacgaggaggtggaggaggagaaagatggGAAAGATAAGGAGATGTTCTGA